Genomic DNA from Candidatus Nitrosopumilus koreensis AR1:
CAGACCATCATTATAAAATGAATACAAAAGATGATCATATAGTTAGAGACTATAACATTCATGGACTCAATAATCCTAAAAAGAATCTCTTTTGGATGTGGTTTGTAAAACCAGTTATCGGATATGCAGGTCTTTTTTATCTTAGATTTGCAATTCAGTTAAACCCTCTAAAGAGTTCCATAAAATTTGCAATATTTTGGATACCAGTGATTGCCATATGCTGGCATTTTGAAGTATTACACATACTAGCGATGTATTGGTTTGTTCCATTTTTGTGGTCATTTGCTAGTTTCTTTTATTGGGCAGAAATTTCAGAACACTATAACACAAAATCAGGCAGCAGATCAGACTTGGGGTTTTTGAAAAATTTGTTCCACCACAATGGTGGATACCACTACATACATCACAAGTATCCTACAATTCCATGGTACAAGTTACCTGAAGCTCACAAAGTATTTGCCCCATCAGACATAGACATTTCATATGGATTTGTAGACACATACAGACAAATGAAAAATAATCAACAGTAAATTTTCATCAACCTGAACAAATTAGCATCATAGCTAACCAGACCACATATAGGAAATTATCACATCTAAATTATGAAAGCATATCATTTTACCATATCAGATAATTTAATGGAAAATATCAAAAATTATCACAATCATTATTGTCAAACCAACAACACACGAGAGTTGAGGCAAACAATCACTATTTTGTTAAAATATGTTCTAGAAGATATCAA
This window encodes:
- a CDS encoding fatty acid desaturase family protein is translated as MIKQPRPQDFVQRSNLRGFSVLIFDWSVIFSVIGISIWADSWIVYLISVWVIGAFQYAIGESLFHEASHGNLFKTKKLNDYLEWLYAIPFFVDMNQYRKEHTDHHYKMNTKDDHIVRDYNIHGLNNPKKNLFWMWFVKPVIGYAGLFYLRFAIQLNPLKSSIKFAIFWIPVIAICWHFEVLHILAMYWFVPFLWSFASFFYWAEISEHYNTKSGSRSDLGFLKNLFHHNGGYHYIHHKYPTIPWYKLPEAHKVFAPSDIDISYGFVDTYRQMKNNQQ